A window of the Tenebrio molitor chromosome 1, icTenMoli1.1, whole genome shotgun sequence genome harbors these coding sequences:
- the LOC138129704 gene encoding phospholipid-transporting ATPase ABCA3-like isoform X1, whose product MGKPRDKLILLMWKNWTLLRRRPIHTAFEIIYPVLICLILVVIRSIISIEEKQEIIFPPFEVSEFIWGDICSSPTSDVVAYSPTSPFLEKVMTSVCKNSSTIRTIGYKNKAELDKAVDRFEPFIFAVQFSDGLSGIVDNANLPSNLDVTLRLPSERMSQKYEWHTDLLFPPVQTPGPREPHDEVGGKPGYLYRGFLYLQNALTLAIMNDGEIVPPKLTIQMQRFPYPLWVNDLFYISQMETMVSILIMISFLYNYINIIRAITTEKEKQLKESMKIMGLPGWLHWLAWFLQSFIILLLALILIEILLKINIGKAVVFPHSNGGVLFVFFVLFACNTITFAFLVSVFFSKANTAVAVGCLIYFLTYMPYALQRRSSLGPILASTLLTNSALAFGFSVIFKFESIEEGSKWRNHWSTVSPDEHITLGAIFLMLIVDTILYLALTLYVEAIFPGEFGVPQHWNFPFSKEYWHNTPAPSGLGTEDNVSNHDNTHFEKFTKDLPVGIEIRNLSKSFGSNCVVKNLNLDMYEGHITVLLGHNGAGKTTTISMITGMIPPSEGTVLVNGYDVRTHTQSVRDSMGLCLQHNVLFDNLTVAEHLYFFGKLKGLNNVEVSQEIDNYICRLELEDKRNARSGTLSGGMKRKLSVAMALCGKSKVVMLDEPTAGMDPSARRAVWNLLQEQKKGRTILLTTHFMDEADLLGDRIAIMTSGELQCCGSSFFLKRQFGTGYHLIMEVTPACQSDKITSLLREHVPNVQFRSRVGSELTYQLSDSDSGKFEDLLKALETKMSSLGIRSYGISLTTLEEVFMKVGTGHISNESESGRQTADESAGDILKVDYLTGMVLIKNQFIAMVLKKFLYNLRNWHLLVLQIFVPVALLLMVAFSPENNTSIDMFPPLKITLDLYDEPVTLLTGTNSRYYDIYRRYILQDHELKEVSYIRTKIVALTAKNPSVVNRRYIVAASFDDNASIAWFNGESYHSPPLALSLVLNTLYKEKFGEKYSLTFYNDPLPLSLDAQLNSLDFKALVYQVAVLVGAGLTFAGAIFILFYIRERISKFKHLQYVSGANVIVFWATSSFFDMILYVVVTAAVLITLAAIRIEGFKTFEQLASLATLISNFTVLVLPFTFLSVYFFTIPSSGFITIILIGALTGIVGLTVMQILEIEALGVLHIANIYHTILLFFPFYALTKGTYDLGTLYNLKSICLKKDPSLEEACSKNEMCCNLNVFSWKRPGIALNLLILFVMRIFLFAALMLKEFGLIAHFIHQITDRNKSPVQNIPLESDVAAENARIRNMPEDELRTKYALVLRDVTKYYKKFLAVNGLCLGVEPYECFGLLGANGAGKTTTFKMMTGDELISYGEVWINGLNLERDRKKVRKLIGYCPQFDALLDDLTVRETLKIFSLIRGVPYKECKSLGERLAHEFDFFDHIDKKIKELSGGNKRKLSTALALLGNPSIIFLDEPTTGMDPSTKRFLWTALARLRSSGKCIILTSHSMEECEALCTRLAIMANGSFQCLGSIQRLKNKFAAGYALTIKVKRTDDRVNLEDILAINVFIQKNFPNAQLKEKRQEMLFYHLVNERMPWSKMFGILEGNKSRLNIEDYSLGQCSLEQVFLSFTKYQK is encoded by the exons atggggAAACCGCGCGACAAATTAATCTTGCTGATGTGGAAAAACTGGACGCTTTTACGACGACGTCCAATTCACACCGCTTTCGAGATTATTTACCCCGTTTTGATTTGTTTAATCTTGGTTGTCATAAGAAGTATTATCAGCATCGAAGAGAAGCAAGAAATAATTTTCCCTCCCTTTGAAGTTTCTGAATTTATATGGGGAGACATTTGCTCCAGTCCTACCTC CGATGTCGTGGCCTATTCTCCTACAAGCCCGTtcttggaaaaagtaatgACAAGTGTTTGTAAAAATTCGTCCACGATTCGCACAATCGGGTACAAGAACAAAGCAGAGTTGGATAAAGCGGTCGACAGGTTTGAACCATTTATCTTCGCCGTTCAGTTCAGCGATGGCCTCAGTGGTATCGTTGACAATGCTAATCTTCCTTCGAATTTAGATGTTACTTTGAG ACTACCCTCCGAACGGATGTCTCAGAAGTACGAGTGGCACACCGATCTGCTGTTTCCCCCAGTCCAAACGCCCGGCCCCAGAGAACCCCACGACGAAGTTGGGGGAAAACCAG GATATCTCTACCGTGGATTCCTCTATTTACAAAACGCTCTAACTTTGGCGATAATGAACGACGGCGAAATTGTCCCACCAAAACTTACCATCCAAATGCAAAGATTTCCATATCCGCTTTGGGTGAACGACTTGTTTTATATCAGCCAAATGGAAACAATGGTATCCATATTGATAATGATTAGCTTTTTGTATAACtacattaacataattagagcCATAAcaacagaaaaagaaaaacagctAAAAGAGTCGATGAAAATCATGGGACTACCGGGATGGTTGCATTGGCTCGCTTGGTTCTTGCAAAGTTTTATCATCTTACTGTTAGCCCTTATTTTGATAGAGatcttgttaaaaattaatataggAAAAGCGGTGGTCTTCCCTCACTCTAATGGTGGCGTCTTgttcgttttttttgttcttttcgCCTGCAATACCATCACGTTTGCATTCCTCGTAAGCGTCTTTTTTTCTAAAG CTAACACAGCTGTTGCTGTGGGATGTCTCATCTATTTTCTCACCTACATGCCCTACGCACTGCAACGAAGATCATCTCTTGGTCCAATTCTGGCATCGACTCTCTTGACCAACTCTGCACTGGCTTTCGGCTTCTCGGTCATCTTTAAATTTGAATCGATCGAAGAAG GAAGCAAATGGAGAAATCACTGGAGTACCGTGTCTCCAGATGAACACATCACTCTTGGTGCAATTTTCCTCATGTTGATTGTCGACACAATTCTGTACTTAGCTCTTACCCTCTACGTCGAAGCTATTTTTCCAGGAGAATTTGGAGTACCTCAACACTGGAACTTTCCATTTTCCAAGGAGTACTGGCACAACACACCCGCACCATCTGGTTTAG GTACAGAAGATAATGTATCAAATCATGATAACACTCATTTcgaaaaattcacaaaagaTCTTCCAGTCGGAATAGAGATTCGGAATCTTTCGAAAAGCTTTGGAAGCAATTgcgttgttaaaaatttgaatcTGGACATGTACGAAGGGCACATTACCGTTTTGCTTGGTCACAACGGTGCCGGTAAAACTACCACGATATCGATGATCACTGGAATGATTCCACCATCTGAAGGCACTGTACTAGTCAATGGATATGACGTGAGGACACATACGCAGAGTGTTCGAGACAGCATGGGTTTATGTCTTCAGCACAACGTTCTCTTCGACAATTTAACAGTTGCCGAACATTTGtacttttttggaaaattgaaAGGATTGAACAATGTAGAAGTCAGTCAAGAAATCGACAACTACATTTGCCGTTTGGAACTAGAAGACAAG AGGAACGCGCGATCTGGTACCCTGTCTGGAGGCATGAAAAGGAAACTGAGTGTGGCAATGGCGCTTTGTGGAAAGTCCAAAGTGGTGATGCTGGACGAGCCCACTGCTGGAATGGACCCATCAGCAAGGAGAGCCGTCTGGAATTTGCTCCAAGAGCAGAAAAAAG GTCGCACGATTCTTCTGACAACGCATTTTATGGACGAAGCTGATTTGCTTGGAGACAGGATTGCTATCATGACCTCAGGCGAGTTGCAATGCTGCGGATCAAGCTTCTTCCTGAAACGACAATTCGGTACTGGTTACCACTTAATCATGGAGGTAACACCTGCTTGCCAATCGGACAAGATCACGAGTCTGCTAAGAGAGCATGTCCCAAATGTGCAATTTCGCTCCCGTGTGGGCTCAGAGCTGACTTATCAATTGTCTGACAGCGACTCGGGGAAGTTCGAAGACTTGCTAAAAGCTCTGGAGACGAAGATGTCCAGTTTAGGAATTCGGAGTTACGGAATTTCGCTGACCACGCTCGAAGAAGTTTTCATGAA AGTTGGTACCGGTCATATTTCCAACGAATCAGAAAGCGGAAGACAAA CAGCCGATGAGTCTGCAGGCGACATTTTAAAAGTAGATTATTTGACCGGAATGGTATTgatcaaaaatcaatttatagCAATGGTACTGAAGAAATTTCTCTACAACTTGAGAAATTGGCACTTGCTTGTGTTGCAAATCTTCGTACCTGTAGCCCTTTTACTAATGGTAGCCTTCAGTCCCGAAAACAACACCTCCATAGATATGTTTCCACCTTTGAAGATCACTTTAGACTTGTACGACGAACCAGTAACACTTCTTACCGGTACTAACAGTCGGTATTATGACATATATCGACGATACATACTACAAGATCATGAACTCAAAGAGGTGTCTTACATCCGCACAAAAATCGTTGCCTTG ACAGCGAAAAATCCATCCGTTGTAAACAGACGCTACATCGTTGCGGCGTCTTTCGATGACAATGCCAGTATTGCTTGGTTCAATGGCGAATCCTATCACTCCCCACCTCTGGCCCTCAGTCTCGTCTTGAACACGCTCTACAAGGAAAAATTTGGCGAAAAGTACTCACTCACTTTCTACAATGATCCTCTTCCTCTCAGCTTAGACGCTCAG CTCAACAGTTTAGATTTTAAAGCACTGGTGTATCAAGTAGCGGTACTGGTAGGAGCTGGTTTGACGTTTGCTGGTGCTATCTTCATTCTCTTCTATATTCGAGAACGCATCAGCAAATTCAAACATCTACAATATGTGTCTGGAGCAAACGTCATAGTTTTCTGGGCTACTTCTTCTTTCTTCGATATGATCCTGTACGTAGTAGTAACAGCAGCAGTACTAATCACACTAGCAGCTATACGAATCGAGGGTTTTAAAACGTTTGAACAACTGG CTAGTTTGGCAACGTTGATCtcaaattttactgttttggTTTTACCCTTTACATTCTTGAGTGTGTATTTCTTTACCATTCCGTCGTCTGGATttatcacaattattttaattgggGCACTTACAG GAATCGTTGGATTAACCGTCATGCAAATTTTAGAGATCGAAGCTTTGGGTGTGTTGCACATAGCGAATATATACCACACGATCTTACTATTCTTTCCCTTCTACGCACTGACCAAAGGAACTTACGATTTGGGAACGCTGTACAATTTGAAGAGCATCTGCTTGAAGAAAGACCCTTCTTTGGAAGAAGcttgttccaaaaatgaaatgtgttGCA ATCTAAATGTATTCTCATGGAAGCGGCCTGGAATAGCTCTTAATTTactaattttgtttgtaatgcGCATTTTTCTGTTTGCAGCTCTTATGTTGAAAGAATTCGGTCTTATTGCTCATTTCATTCATCAAATAACTGATCGCAACAAATCTCCTGTTCAAAATATTCCACTTGAAAGTGATGTCGCGGCGGAAAATGCCAGAATTAGAAACATGCCTGAAGACGAGCTCCGCACAAAGTACGCTTTGGTACTTCGTGATGTCactaaatattacaaaaaattcctCGCGGTAAATGGGCTGTGCTTGGGAGTAGAGCCCTACGAGTGTTTTGGGTTATTGGGTGCAAACGGCGCTGGTAAAACCACCACTTTCAAGATGATGACCGGAGATGAGCTGATCTCCTACGGTGAGGTCTGGATAAACGGATTGAACCTGGAGCGAGATCGGAAGAAAGTTCGGAAGTTGATAGGTTACTGTCCTCAGTTTGACGCTCTTTTGGACGACCTCACGGTCAGGGAAACCTTGAAAATTTTTTCTCTAATCCGTGGAGTACCATACAAAGAATGCAAAAGTTTAGGAGAACGCCTCGCCCACGAATTCGACTTCTTCGACCACATCgacaagaaaatcaaagaactTAGCGGTGGCAACAAACGAAAATTGAGCACAGCGCTTGCTCTGCTCGGTAATCCATCCATCATTTTTCTCGATGAGCCCACCACGGGGATGGACCCGAGCACCAAGCGGTTCTTGTGGACGGCGCTCGCTCGGCTGAGAAGTAGTGGAAAGTGCATCATCCTGACTTCGCACAGTATGGAGGAATGCGAAGCGTTGTGCACCAGGTTGGCCATCATGGCTAATGGAAGCTTCCAGTGTCTGGGATCTATCCAAAggctgaaaaataaattcgcaGCAGGCTATGCTTTGACGATAAAAGTGAAAAGAACTGACGACAGAGTTAATCTAGAAGATATTTTGGcaattaatgtttttattcaGAAAAACTTCCCGAATGCACAACTGAAGGAAAAACGGCAAGAGATGTTGTTTTATCATTTGGTGAACGAGCGAATGCCGTGGTCGAAAATGTTTGGTATTTTGGAAGGAAACAAAAGTAGGCTCAATATCGAGGATTATTCTCTGGGACAGTGCAGTTTAGAGCAA gtATTTTTAAGCTTTACAAAATATCAGAAATAA
- the LOC138129704 gene encoding phospholipid-transporting ATPase ABCA3-like isoform X2, giving the protein MTSVCKNSSTIRTIGYKNKAELDKAVDRFEPFIFAVQFSDGLSGIVDNANLPSNLDVTLRLPSERMSQKYEWHTDLLFPPVQTPGPREPHDEVGGKPGYLYRGFLYLQNALTLAIMNDGEIVPPKLTIQMQRFPYPLWVNDLFYISQMETMVSILIMISFLYNYINIIRAITTEKEKQLKESMKIMGLPGWLHWLAWFLQSFIILLLALILIEILLKINIGKAVVFPHSNGGVLFVFFVLFACNTITFAFLVSVFFSKANTAVAVGCLIYFLTYMPYALQRRSSLGPILASTLLTNSALAFGFSVIFKFESIEEGSKWRNHWSTVSPDEHITLGAIFLMLIVDTILYLALTLYVEAIFPGEFGVPQHWNFPFSKEYWHNTPAPSGLGTEDNVSNHDNTHFEKFTKDLPVGIEIRNLSKSFGSNCVVKNLNLDMYEGHITVLLGHNGAGKTTTISMITGMIPPSEGTVLVNGYDVRTHTQSVRDSMGLCLQHNVLFDNLTVAEHLYFFGKLKGLNNVEVSQEIDNYICRLELEDKRNARSGTLSGGMKRKLSVAMALCGKSKVVMLDEPTAGMDPSARRAVWNLLQEQKKGRTILLTTHFMDEADLLGDRIAIMTSGELQCCGSSFFLKRQFGTGYHLIMEVTPACQSDKITSLLREHVPNVQFRSRVGSELTYQLSDSDSGKFEDLLKALETKMSSLGIRSYGISLTTLEEVFMKVGTGHISNESESGRQTADESAGDILKVDYLTGMVLIKNQFIAMVLKKFLYNLRNWHLLVLQIFVPVALLLMVAFSPENNTSIDMFPPLKITLDLYDEPVTLLTGTNSRYYDIYRRYILQDHELKEVSYIRTKIVALTAKNPSVVNRRYIVAASFDDNASIAWFNGESYHSPPLALSLVLNTLYKEKFGEKYSLTFYNDPLPLSLDAQLNSLDFKALVYQVAVLVGAGLTFAGAIFILFYIRERISKFKHLQYVSGANVIVFWATSSFFDMILYVVVTAAVLITLAAIRIEGFKTFEQLASLATLISNFTVLVLPFTFLSVYFFTIPSSGFITIILIGALTGIVGLTVMQILEIEALGVLHIANIYHTILLFFPFYALTKGTYDLGTLYNLKSICLKKDPSLEEACSKNEMCCNLNVFSWKRPGIALNLLILFVMRIFLFAALMLKEFGLIAHFIHQITDRNKSPVQNIPLESDVAAENARIRNMPEDELRTKYALVLRDVTKYYKKFLAVNGLCLGVEPYECFGLLGANGAGKTTTFKMMTGDELISYGEVWINGLNLERDRKKVRKLIGYCPQFDALLDDLTVRETLKIFSLIRGVPYKECKSLGERLAHEFDFFDHIDKKIKELSGGNKRKLSTALALLGNPSIIFLDEPTTGMDPSTKRFLWTALARLRSSGKCIILTSHSMEECEALCTRLAIMANGSFQCLGSIQRLKNKFAAGYALTIKVKRTDDRVNLEDILAINVFIQKNFPNAQLKEKRQEMLFYHLVNERMPWSKMFGILEGNKSRLNIEDYSLGQCSLEQVFLSFTKYQK; this is encoded by the exons atgACAAGTGTTTGTAAAAATTCGTCCACGATTCGCACAATCGGGTACAAGAACAAAGCAGAGTTGGATAAAGCGGTCGACAGGTTTGAACCATTTATCTTCGCCGTTCAGTTCAGCGATGGCCTCAGTGGTATCGTTGACAATGCTAATCTTCCTTCGAATTTAGATGTTACTTTGAG ACTACCCTCCGAACGGATGTCTCAGAAGTACGAGTGGCACACCGATCTGCTGTTTCCCCCAGTCCAAACGCCCGGCCCCAGAGAACCCCACGACGAAGTTGGGGGAAAACCAG GATATCTCTACCGTGGATTCCTCTATTTACAAAACGCTCTAACTTTGGCGATAATGAACGACGGCGAAATTGTCCCACCAAAACTTACCATCCAAATGCAAAGATTTCCATATCCGCTTTGGGTGAACGACTTGTTTTATATCAGCCAAATGGAAACAATGGTATCCATATTGATAATGATTAGCTTTTTGTATAACtacattaacataattagagcCATAAcaacagaaaaagaaaaacagctAAAAGAGTCGATGAAAATCATGGGACTACCGGGATGGTTGCATTGGCTCGCTTGGTTCTTGCAAAGTTTTATCATCTTACTGTTAGCCCTTATTTTGATAGAGatcttgttaaaaattaatataggAAAAGCGGTGGTCTTCCCTCACTCTAATGGTGGCGTCTTgttcgttttttttgttcttttcgCCTGCAATACCATCACGTTTGCATTCCTCGTAAGCGTCTTTTTTTCTAAAG CTAACACAGCTGTTGCTGTGGGATGTCTCATCTATTTTCTCACCTACATGCCCTACGCACTGCAACGAAGATCATCTCTTGGTCCAATTCTGGCATCGACTCTCTTGACCAACTCTGCACTGGCTTTCGGCTTCTCGGTCATCTTTAAATTTGAATCGATCGAAGAAG GAAGCAAATGGAGAAATCACTGGAGTACCGTGTCTCCAGATGAACACATCACTCTTGGTGCAATTTTCCTCATGTTGATTGTCGACACAATTCTGTACTTAGCTCTTACCCTCTACGTCGAAGCTATTTTTCCAGGAGAATTTGGAGTACCTCAACACTGGAACTTTCCATTTTCCAAGGAGTACTGGCACAACACACCCGCACCATCTGGTTTAG GTACAGAAGATAATGTATCAAATCATGATAACACTCATTTcgaaaaattcacaaaagaTCTTCCAGTCGGAATAGAGATTCGGAATCTTTCGAAAAGCTTTGGAAGCAATTgcgttgttaaaaatttgaatcTGGACATGTACGAAGGGCACATTACCGTTTTGCTTGGTCACAACGGTGCCGGTAAAACTACCACGATATCGATGATCACTGGAATGATTCCACCATCTGAAGGCACTGTACTAGTCAATGGATATGACGTGAGGACACATACGCAGAGTGTTCGAGACAGCATGGGTTTATGTCTTCAGCACAACGTTCTCTTCGACAATTTAACAGTTGCCGAACATTTGtacttttttggaaaattgaaAGGATTGAACAATGTAGAAGTCAGTCAAGAAATCGACAACTACATTTGCCGTTTGGAACTAGAAGACAAG AGGAACGCGCGATCTGGTACCCTGTCTGGAGGCATGAAAAGGAAACTGAGTGTGGCAATGGCGCTTTGTGGAAAGTCCAAAGTGGTGATGCTGGACGAGCCCACTGCTGGAATGGACCCATCAGCAAGGAGAGCCGTCTGGAATTTGCTCCAAGAGCAGAAAAAAG GTCGCACGATTCTTCTGACAACGCATTTTATGGACGAAGCTGATTTGCTTGGAGACAGGATTGCTATCATGACCTCAGGCGAGTTGCAATGCTGCGGATCAAGCTTCTTCCTGAAACGACAATTCGGTACTGGTTACCACTTAATCATGGAGGTAACACCTGCTTGCCAATCGGACAAGATCACGAGTCTGCTAAGAGAGCATGTCCCAAATGTGCAATTTCGCTCCCGTGTGGGCTCAGAGCTGACTTATCAATTGTCTGACAGCGACTCGGGGAAGTTCGAAGACTTGCTAAAAGCTCTGGAGACGAAGATGTCCAGTTTAGGAATTCGGAGTTACGGAATTTCGCTGACCACGCTCGAAGAAGTTTTCATGAA AGTTGGTACCGGTCATATTTCCAACGAATCAGAAAGCGGAAGACAAA CAGCCGATGAGTCTGCAGGCGACATTTTAAAAGTAGATTATTTGACCGGAATGGTATTgatcaaaaatcaatttatagCAATGGTACTGAAGAAATTTCTCTACAACTTGAGAAATTGGCACTTGCTTGTGTTGCAAATCTTCGTACCTGTAGCCCTTTTACTAATGGTAGCCTTCAGTCCCGAAAACAACACCTCCATAGATATGTTTCCACCTTTGAAGATCACTTTAGACTTGTACGACGAACCAGTAACACTTCTTACCGGTACTAACAGTCGGTATTATGACATATATCGACGATACATACTACAAGATCATGAACTCAAAGAGGTGTCTTACATCCGCACAAAAATCGTTGCCTTG ACAGCGAAAAATCCATCCGTTGTAAACAGACGCTACATCGTTGCGGCGTCTTTCGATGACAATGCCAGTATTGCTTGGTTCAATGGCGAATCCTATCACTCCCCACCTCTGGCCCTCAGTCTCGTCTTGAACACGCTCTACAAGGAAAAATTTGGCGAAAAGTACTCACTCACTTTCTACAATGATCCTCTTCCTCTCAGCTTAGACGCTCAG CTCAACAGTTTAGATTTTAAAGCACTGGTGTATCAAGTAGCGGTACTGGTAGGAGCTGGTTTGACGTTTGCTGGTGCTATCTTCATTCTCTTCTATATTCGAGAACGCATCAGCAAATTCAAACATCTACAATATGTGTCTGGAGCAAACGTCATAGTTTTCTGGGCTACTTCTTCTTTCTTCGATATGATCCTGTACGTAGTAGTAACAGCAGCAGTACTAATCACACTAGCAGCTATACGAATCGAGGGTTTTAAAACGTTTGAACAACTGG CTAGTTTGGCAACGTTGATCtcaaattttactgttttggTTTTACCCTTTACATTCTTGAGTGTGTATTTCTTTACCATTCCGTCGTCTGGATttatcacaattattttaattgggGCACTTACAG GAATCGTTGGATTAACCGTCATGCAAATTTTAGAGATCGAAGCTTTGGGTGTGTTGCACATAGCGAATATATACCACACGATCTTACTATTCTTTCCCTTCTACGCACTGACCAAAGGAACTTACGATTTGGGAACGCTGTACAATTTGAAGAGCATCTGCTTGAAGAAAGACCCTTCTTTGGAAGAAGcttgttccaaaaatgaaatgtgttGCA ATCTAAATGTATTCTCATGGAAGCGGCCTGGAATAGCTCTTAATTTactaattttgtttgtaatgcGCATTTTTCTGTTTGCAGCTCTTATGTTGAAAGAATTCGGTCTTATTGCTCATTTCATTCATCAAATAACTGATCGCAACAAATCTCCTGTTCAAAATATTCCACTTGAAAGTGATGTCGCGGCGGAAAATGCCAGAATTAGAAACATGCCTGAAGACGAGCTCCGCACAAAGTACGCTTTGGTACTTCGTGATGTCactaaatattacaaaaaattcctCGCGGTAAATGGGCTGTGCTTGGGAGTAGAGCCCTACGAGTGTTTTGGGTTATTGGGTGCAAACGGCGCTGGTAAAACCACCACTTTCAAGATGATGACCGGAGATGAGCTGATCTCCTACGGTGAGGTCTGGATAAACGGATTGAACCTGGAGCGAGATCGGAAGAAAGTTCGGAAGTTGATAGGTTACTGTCCTCAGTTTGACGCTCTTTTGGACGACCTCACGGTCAGGGAAACCTTGAAAATTTTTTCTCTAATCCGTGGAGTACCATACAAAGAATGCAAAAGTTTAGGAGAACGCCTCGCCCACGAATTCGACTTCTTCGACCACATCgacaagaaaatcaaagaactTAGCGGTGGCAACAAACGAAAATTGAGCACAGCGCTTGCTCTGCTCGGTAATCCATCCATCATTTTTCTCGATGAGCCCACCACGGGGATGGACCCGAGCACCAAGCGGTTCTTGTGGACGGCGCTCGCTCGGCTGAGAAGTAGTGGAAAGTGCATCATCCTGACTTCGCACAGTATGGAGGAATGCGAAGCGTTGTGCACCAGGTTGGCCATCATGGCTAATGGAAGCTTCCAGTGTCTGGGATCTATCCAAAggctgaaaaataaattcgcaGCAGGCTATGCTTTGACGATAAAAGTGAAAAGAACTGACGACAGAGTTAATCTAGAAGATATTTTGGcaattaatgtttttattcaGAAAAACTTCCCGAATGCACAACTGAAGGAAAAACGGCAAGAGATGTTGTTTTATCATTTGGTGAACGAGCGAATGCCGTGGTCGAAAATGTTTGGTATTTTGGAAGGAAACAAAAGTAGGCTCAATATCGAGGATTATTCTCTGGGACAGTGCAGTTTAGAGCAA gtATTTTTAAGCTTTACAAAATATCAGAAATAA